The nucleotide sequence CTGACAGATAAATTGACAATATAAAAACAGGGCTTTTTCAAGTCCTGTTTTATTTCCTCAGTATATATTTTATAATTTTCTCCAAACAAGCTATAAAGCTTATTTGATATTCCTGCAATTGTCTCATTAGTCAAATAATTCACCCAATTTCTGCAATAACCGCTTTTCTAATAATTGTGGGACAATCCTTTCTATTTCTTTTTCAGCATTTGTCAACATGAACCGCCCGGTTACCCAGCCTTTATGATTGGTTGTCCTGTGTCCATATTCGACATACATAGCATAATCAGCTGTATTGTACACAACCGAACACCAAACATTACCGTTCTTTCTAGCAGCTTCCATTTTCCACGAGCGTTTTAAATGTCCTGTATCCACAGGCGTGTTTTGTTTTGTCATACGTAACAATCGTGCGGCAATTTCATTACAACATTCTTCTGCTAATCTGTCATATTCTGTATTTGTTAATTTACCTAGATTATTCCTAAAAACTTTTAAATCATTAAAATTACAGCGTATCATTAAGACCAATCCTCCACCAGAGATAAAATAATTTCCTGATGGCTGCCGTATACTGCTGGTTTTCCGCTTTTTTCATATGTATTTGTTGCGCCGTTCTGAGTTATAACAAGTGTTGTTCCTTCCGTCACATTAACGTCCGGCGAACAAAATAGTTTTATCTCTTGTACCGCCTTATATGCGCCGTCTTGTTCCGATACAGTTGATATAGTTTTATATGATATACGGCACGGCAGGTTTTCAGCAACGGCTTCTTTTATTTGTTCAGTGATTTTAGTATCTTCATTTTGTTTATTAACACTCTCATACAATGTCATGCGGCCTGTGTAAGTCTTTTCTATTGCCGCTCTAACCATATCCGCTACCATACTAAACACCTATACTTTCTAAAATAAGCTTTGTCAATTTTACACATCTGCTTTACTGTTTCATCAAACTTTTGTTCCGGCGTGCTACTCTCATTTAATGCAAATGTTACAGCCGTGTCGCCTACATTTATACTTTTTACAGCCGATTCAAAACTAAAGTTATCACCTAACAAATTGAACGCTTTCGCGTTCTTCAAATATTCACCGCAAATTATATTTACAGCTACACTTTCTGCATCCTCCGGTATACGCTTTGTGTGACATATATTAAGTATCTTAGATGTTACCAATTCAACAGCTTGTTCCAGTAGTCCCGTATTAATTTCCGAAACACCAAAACAGTTTAGCATTTCTGCCGCGCTCGTATAAATATCCATATCAACCTCTCCTAAATCTTATGTTTAAACTCCACTATTCTAATTTTCTTAGCTTCGAAAACCGGTTTCCAGTTCTCAGCTTTTGCTACTTCTGCTCTTGACGGTCCCTCAGTTTTGGCAACATCGGCATTAGTCCACGAGATTCCACGAGGATGTAATATATATGTCTTACGGTTAATAAGATAATCAACACCTGAACCTTTACGCTTTGCTCTATCCGTCTCCGTTGAAACAAAACCCACCGGACTTCCATTGCCCAGCGCTATAGCGCCATCGCCAAACAAATATGTCGAGAATACCATATTTGCGCCGCTGCCTGTATACGGACAGCCATCATCTATAATAATTCTCTTACCCATATATGTATTAAATGGTGACGCGTCAGACGGTCTTTGTGTTTCGATTAAATCTTGTTTTCTGAGAGCTGATTCAACAGCGCTGTGCATTGCTATCGCTGTGAGCTGAGACTTAGCATCTCCTAACAACTGCTGGGCGTCAATAAACGCTGCGCCCGACCACTTTGCAGCCGCTCCTGACCCTCCTGAAATATCCAAAATATTACTTGACAGTCTTGTCTCTGCGGCTGTAGCATTCTCTCCTGTCGTTGCCGTTGTGGTACCGAATATGCCCTTTAATACTGCAATAAGCTCTTTTTGCATATCTCGTGACCAAAATCCTGCAACGAGTGCTCCTATTGCCGCCATCGGGTCTGACCCCGACATCGCAGCTGACAGGTCGGTTGCGCTCCACATCTTCGCTCGTCTCAGTATCACCGATATATCTTTATTTGATGTAATTTTTTCATCTGTTAAATCTTCGCCTTCAATAATTTGTTCTGATTCTCCGTTTAAGTCCTCGTAAAAAGGCATTTGCACCATTGGTGCCGCCTGTGACGCAAGTGTGTTATACTCCGTATTGTTCTTTATTATTCCGCTTTGCACCAGTTCCGAAAGCTCCATTGTTTTTTCAATAACATATGGATTAAACAGCTCCGGCACTATTATATCTGTTAATGTTGTTCCTGGCATAATAAATCATCCTTTCAATTTTAAATTTTTGTTCCCGCCTCAGCCGCTAAAGCCTTGGCTTTTTCCGGGTCATCTTTAAGCAATTGGCCCTGTTCTGTCAAATTGAATGTGTCTTTTGCAAATGGATTAATTGACTTTGTTTTTCCGCTTCTAGGGGTATAATCAACCTGAACTTCATTAGTTTTAAAGAGAAACTTTTTACTTTCCTGCATAGCTGTCAGCTGTTCATCCACTCCTGACACCTTGCCGTCTTCATCAACTGTTATCTTATCCATATCAAACAACTTTGCAACAATATCAATGTCCTGGGCTTTATCGGCTATTGCAGTTTTAATTGCAGTTTCTTTTATAAACTTTTCTATCTGTTTTTTGTGTTCCTGTTCAGATTCATCAAACTTACTTTTCCAATCATCAGCAGCTTGTTTGATTTTATCAATATCCATACTTTTAAAGTTTTCAATCTGTTTGTTGGCTTCTTTAAGCTGAACCTTAATATTGTCATAATCGGCATACTTGTTTTTTATAGCTTCAACATCCTTGCCGTTTTCATCCATAATTTTGTCAATTATTTCTTCAGACAACTCCAAGCTTTTTAGATATTCCCTTTTCATATGATTCCTTTCTCGCTACGCTGATTTACGTCAGTTGCTTTGACCTGCGCTCGTAGTTTTACGTCATTGCGGACAAATTTTGTATATAAAAATAACGCCTGCGATATTACAGACGTTAATTAATTATTTTTGCAAATTCATGATTGTAAATTGACAAACACCATCTTTATATGCGGCGCAGTCTGTTTCACATTCGCATAATGTCTCTGTAGACACTGTTGTAAAAACATCTCTTTCAAGCTGTCCATCTTCGTTATATTCATAGCGTTGCTCTGTATATTCTTTTCTATTGCACTTGTGCGGACATTTCATTTTAATCACTCCTTTCAGGCATAATAAAAGCGCCCTATAAAGGACGCTCGTGTTAATTTTCTAATACATTACATCGTCATCAAGGGTCAAATAGCCCAGTTCATAAACGTCTTTATTTTCTTTAAGACAGTGTTTGATGATTTTCTCTATATTATCCGTTGACAACACCGCCAGCGGGTATATATCACCGAAAGCATCATAGTATTTGTCTAGCAAAACTCCAAACTCTTCTTGTACGCCCATCTATTCCACCTCTTTCAAAATTTCTAACATAGCCTTATAACTATTTGGCAGGTACATCTTTATATATTCTAAGGTCTCTCCACCACAAACCTCGGCGCTCATAATGTTAGCCCACATCTCTGATGCTGCCTCATACTGTCTGCATATCGCTTTGACTTTATTTTGATTACTCACGTCAAATCCCATGTTTGCGTATAACTGTTTAAGTTGTTTCCTCTTGGTGCCCCTAACCATTTTGTCATAGCTTTCGATAGCTGCATATCGTCTGTTGTAATATGTCTCGCCATGACCCCAGTTTATTCTAGACCTTGGGAAAAGTCCATCTATCGCATCCTGGACGCCGTGACTTGAATCGTGATATTTCAAATCATTTCGAACATCGCTATTAATAATCGAACGAATATGTTCCTTGTCTTTTCTAACAGCCGTTAAAAACTCGTCGCTTTGACTTGCAATATTAGTGAAATAATTTTTAAACCCAGTGATTTCACGCAAGTTTTCCATTTCATTAAAACTCAATTTGTCAACAACCAGGCTCTTGTCAAAATAATGCCCATATTCGTGAGCAAGAGTGCTGTATTTGTTGCCATTGTTTTCAGAATACTTAAAGCTTATAGAATTAGCGGTTGGGTCATATTGCGACACACGGCTTGGTTGCAACTTTATTCCATCTACACCATCGCCGTATTTTGAGTATAGCTTTGTAATATCTTGATTTTCGTGATTATTTATAATATCTAGATACTCATTATAATCTTCTTTTGCCATCCCCGACTTCTTGAGTTTTTCTAAATTATAAATGACCTCTTTGTTAGCTTTTATTATATCATCTTTAATACCTTTTGTAAACCTTTCGTCAACATATTTAGATTTCCACTCGGGATACTTCATGTCGGCCGGAACAGTATAATATTTACCGTTTTCATCTCTCGCTGCTCGTGTCTCATCTTGTGTAAATTCGTCATCAAAATAAGGCACAGATGTACACCGGCAACGGCAATGAAATGGCGGTGAATTCATCCCGACCACCATGTCAGATGTTTCAAACACTCTCCCATCCATGTCTTGACACACACCGCACGTTACATTGTCAAGAGTTCCATTTATCTCATATCTGTTCACCCCTAATTCATTATATGCTTGCTTTGTCCCCGCTTCTCGAAAAAATGCACTCTCCG is from Monoglobus pectinilyticus and encodes:
- a CDS encoding major capsid protein → MPGTTLTDIIVPELFNPYVIEKTMELSELVQSGIIKNNTEYNTLASQAAPMVQMPFYEDLNGESEQIIEGEDLTDEKITSNKDISVILRRAKMWSATDLSAAMSGSDPMAAIGALVAGFWSRDMQKELIAVLKGIFGTTTATTGENATAAETRLSSNILDISGGSGAAAKWSGAAFIDAQQLLGDAKSQLTAIAMHSAVESALRKQDLIETQRPSDASPFNTYMGKRIIIDDGCPYTGSGANMVFSTYLFGDGAIALGNGSPVGFVSTETDRAKRKGSGVDYLINRKTYILHPRGISWTNADVAKTEGPSRAEVAKAENWKPVFEAKKIRIVEFKHKI
- a CDS encoding HK97 gp10 family phage protein, which translates into the protein MIRCNFNDLKVFRNNLGKLTNTEYDRLAEECCNEIAARLLRMTKQNTPVDTGHLKRSWKMEAARKNGNVWCSVVYNTADYAMYVEYGHRTTNHKGWVTGRFMLTNAEKEIERIVPQLLEKRLLQKLGELFD
- a CDS encoding phage scaffolding protein, with the translated sequence MKREYLKSLELSEEIIDKIMDENGKDVEAIKNKYADYDNIKVQLKEANKQIENFKSMDIDKIKQAADDWKSKFDESEQEHKKQIEKFIKETAIKTAIADKAQDIDIVAKLFDMDKITVDEDGKVSGVDEQLTAMQESKKFLFKTNEVQVDYTPRSGKTKSINPFAKDTFNLTEQGQLLKDDPEKAKALAAEAGTKI
- a CDS encoding minor capsid protein: MKQNSEYWRKRLELLEQAEHKKATQYFYDLEKIYKQASYNCETEISKWYQRIAVNNQISYQEAKKLLNRDELDEFKWSIEDYIKHGEENKISNQWSKQLENASAKVHISRLEAMKVQMQHQVECVSGREVDGLSRLIESTYTDSYYRSMYEFQKFGVVGSSFSILDEKTIAKIISKPWTADNKTFSERIWGKHRPELISKLQNDLAYAFIRGDNPNELVAKIRKEFDVTKRQAENLALTESAFFREAGTKQAYNELGVNRYEINGTLDNVTCGVCQDMDGRVFETSDMVVGMNSPPFHCRCRCTSVPYFDDEFTQDETRAARDENGKYYTVPADMKYPEWKSKYVDERFTKGIKDDIIKANKEVIYNLEKLKKSGMAKEDYNEYLDIINNHENQDITKLYSKYGDGVDGIKLQPSRVSQYDPTANSISFKYSENNGNKYSTLAHEYGHYFDKSLVVDKLSFNEMENLREITGFKNYFTNIASQSDEFLTAVRKDKEHIRSIINSDVRNDLKYHDSSHGVQDAIDGLFPRSRINWGHGETYYNRRYAAIESYDKMVRGTKRKQLKQLYANMGFDVSNQNKVKAICRQYEAASEMWANIMSAEVCGGETLEYIKMYLPNSYKAMLEILKEVE